The Oryza brachyantha chromosome 7, ObraRS2, whole genome shotgun sequence genomic interval GCACGTCTATATGAGCAAGGGGATCTTGAAAATATTATGCTTGCTTGTATAATCCTCCACAACATGATAATTGAAGATGAGAAGGACATAGAGCAGGTTCCACTTGATTTGAATGAGGAAGCCACCACATATACTGTTCAAGAAGCTACAATCTCTCATGGAGAAAACCCAGAGATGAAAGACATACTTAGCAGAAATGTCGCCTTACATGATCACCGAGCGCACAAACAACTTCAATCCGATTTGATTGATCATATCTGGCAAAGATTTAGGAATTCAAATAGGCAAAATAATTAGGTATATCTTCAATCTGATTTGGTTTAGTGTGAAAATATTGCTAAGTCGTGCTCACAGCTCATGCTGTTCATCTTtgttcttcaatttttttctgtttgtttgCAATTCATCCTTTTCCATTGCACTAAGtaatgttattttttgaaaaatcatctgaccactgtttgttttttccttgcaGATGATTCAAGATGGAAAAACTGATGGCTTTTGGAGTACATGTGCAACCTACCTGACATGATATGGACATCAACTTCATGCATGAGAGATGATGGATGATGCCaccttattattttatatataatgaacTATTCTGTATGAACTATATGTGCTACCTGTTATCTTCATCTCCAGATTACTATTATCAGTTAATGTGTGGTTCTGGAATTGCTATATGGTAATATTTGGTTCTTGAAAGTGTGTTGGACCGAAAGAACTTTGTTGTTTCTTTGCCAGCTTGATAGCGTGTGTTCTATGCACAAATTGATTGCAGAAATAGTTGCCACAATTGATCTGTCTTTTTTGTGCTgcatttaatttatcttttgtaTGGACAATGCTATAGAAACCATGAGTTGGGAAGTAGTAGTTTCTTGTGCGGTATCCTATATTGTAAAAACTGTTATAGTTTCTTCCGCTGGCAGTACCCTTATGCAGTCGGTGACTCGAGAACTCAGTTAAGTGTGACACAGGGATAATGTACAGCTGATGTACGTAGGAAATTCTGTGCAAATATGCTGCCAAAACAAATATCTGAATTTTGGACGCCGTCGAGGCCAGAATGTCGCTGAATCGAAGCATGGCATGGTCATGTGCGGCTTGACAGGGACGGCGCTTGATCTTTAGCTGTCCGTTCGGTTTGCTTGAGAGTTGGGACTCTTCCACAAAACCAGCGCATCAAGGCAACGCAAATCTGAAGTGAAGTCTGAACTGGTGCAGTGCAGACAATTAGATGAAGTctgtttttagctaaaatttacatCAAATTCACCACGGAAAAGAAGATATGATGTCAAATTGCAGTATTTTGCGGCAGTATAAGTGCAAGCTGGGAAACAAAAATTCCTGTTCAAATTCACAAGCTGGACTCTGCAGAAGCAGCATTCAGCCATGCACTAACTGCTAGGTAGGTTGACGGCTGTGGCATTGGTGCAGTGGTGCTTGCTACGAAGTCTGAAGCCAATGTGTCAAACCAACCTCCACGCCAATCCAACCACCTACCAGTAGGCTACCACATAGTGCAATCAGTCGCGAATAATTTCCGGGGCTCTTTTGCGCCAGATTGGATCGAGGCAGCGCCACCAAGATTCCGAACAATTACAACAGCATCACTCCATCAATGTGTTGCAGTCATTACAACTTTCTTATACTAGATTAAAAAAGGAGATGCAATCCATGTAAAGTTTGTAATGTCCAATGGGACAAAAAGATTTCATCATGGACTATAGACCAGAGTGCTTGGTTTCACAGATAAATGGGGACAAATACAATCAAGACTTGATTCAAGTGAATAATATGGAGCATAGCACAAGAAGTACTAGTGAAGTAGGATCTGAACTTCTCTGAAAGTTATCAACAGATCATCATCTTAGATGAACCAAACAaaccctttttttcttctcactCGGTATCTCGCCCATCCTATATGTACATTGCAGAAATCCAGTAATGCAAGCCGTCTAATTAACTAGAGGAATCCAAGAACTCCAATTCACACGCCGAATCAGCAAACCTTTTCTTTGTTGTCAGAAACCAAATTACCAAACCCCAAGGACCGAAGAAATCCCCAAGctaggaaaaagaagaaaaagaacttATAGAGATTGTCCGGGCAAAATAGGCAGGCAATCCATCACCGGCACTTGGAGATGTCGATCTCGATGAGGTTGTCCTCCTCCAGCTCGATCTCGATCatcccgtcgccgtcgtcgcagcGGTagtcgacgtcgtcgtcgctgccgctgTAGCTGTCGGAGTCGGAGTCGGAGGTCCACGTGAGGCCCATCTCCTCCGGCCCCCACTCCGCCTCGAACTCCTCGTGGATCACCTCCAGGGCGCGCCCTTTCGCCGCCCACGACGCGAACTCCGTCTCCACGAACACGCTCGGGAGctcgggaggcggcggcggcgacggtggagtAGGGGCGACCTCCGGGACGGGTCGCtccggtggtggaggaggggtgacggcgggaggcggcggggagccgaggcggaggagggagaggaggacgaggagggaggagagggaggccggGGAGAGGAGC includes:
- the LOC121054975 gene encoding formin-like protein 5; the protein is MATSSSSHPAPPPQDHAGGERRPQQQQHHPLLAAAAAASLLAFLYLPRPLLRLLLSPASLSSLLVLLSLLRLGSPPPPAVTPPPPPERPVPEVAPTPPSPPPPPELPSVFVETEFASWAAKGRALEVIHEEFEAEWGPEEMGLTWTSDSDSDSYSGSDDDVDYRCDDGDGMIEIELEEDNLIEIDISKCR